From a single Vicugna pacos chromosome 4, VicPac4, whole genome shotgun sequence genomic region:
- the CTSL gene encoding procathepsin L: MNPSVFLIALCLGIASAIPKHDDRLNAQWQQWKATHRKLYDPNEEQWRRAVWEKNMKIIELHNREYRQRKHSFTMAMNAFGDMTRREFRQVMNSFQNKKSKMGKMFPVAVNISIPASLDWREKGYVTPVKNQGSCGSCWAFSATGALEGQMFRKTGKLVSLSEQNLVDCSWPQGNEGCNGGLMDYAFQYVKDNGGLDSEKSYPYSGKDETCHYRPQDSAANDTGFMDIPKEEKALLKAVASVGPISVGIDASLTSFQFYKKGIYYDPDCSTENLDHGVLLVGYGFEGLGTNNDKYWLVKNSWGEGWGMKGYIKMAKDRNNHCGIASAASFPTV; encoded by the exons ATGAATCCTTCAGTGTTCCTGATTGCCCTTTGCTTGGGAATAGCCTCAGCTATTCCAAAACATGATGACCGCTTAAATGCACAGTGGCAACAGTGGAAGGCAACGCACAGGAAACTATATGACCCG aatgaagaacaatggAGGAGAGCAGTGTgggagaagaatatgaaaatcattGAACTGCACAATCGAGAATACAGACAAAGGAAACATAGCTTCACCATGGCAATGAATGCCTTTGGTGACATG ACCAGGAGAGAATTCAGACAGGTGATGAATAGCTTTCAAAACAAGAAGAGCAAGATGGGGAAAATGTTCCCAGTAGCTGTCAATATTTCCATCCCTGCTTCTTTGGATTGGAGAGAGAAGGGCTATGTAACTCCTGTGAAGAACCAG ggTTCGTGTGGTTCTTGTTGGGCCTTTAGTGCCACTGGCGCCCTTGAAGGCCAGATGTTCCGGAAAACTGGCAAACTTGTCTCACTGAGTGAGCAGAATCTGGTGGACTGCTCTTGGCCTCAAGGCAATGAGGGCTGCAACGGTGGCCTAATGGATTATGCCTTCCAGTATGTTAAAGACAACGGAGGCCTGGACTCAGAGAAATCCTATCCATATTCTGGAAAG GATGAAACCTGCCATTACAGACCCCAGGATTCTGCGGCCAATGACACTGGGTTCATGGACATCCCTAAGGAGGAGAAGGCCCTACTGAAGGCAGTAGCGAGTGTGGGACCCATCTCTGTTGGTATAGATGCAAGCCTTACCTCTTTCCAGTTCTATAAAAAAG gtatttattaCGATCCAGACTGCAGCACTGAAAACCTAGATCATGGCGTCCTGCTGGTTGGCTACGGCTTCGAAGGACTAGGCACAAATAATGATAAATATTGGCTCGTCAAGAACAG CTGGGGTGAAGGCTGGGGCATGAAGGGCTACATAAAGATGGCCAAAGACCGAAACAACCACTGTGGCATTGCCTCCGCGGCCAGTTTTCCTACAGTCTGA